The sequence GCAAAGCCGTGCAAGAGCGGATGCTGCACATGCTTCCCGGTGGCTACACCCTGCTGCGCACGACCCAATTCCACGAATTCATTGGCCAGAATATCAAACGTCTGGGCGCGGGTCCGGTGCAGATGGCGCCGAAAATGCGGATGCAGCCCATCGCGGGCATCGAAGTGGCCGCAGCACTAGTGGATCTTGCTGAGGCGCCGGCGCAGGGCGTGGTGTAAGACCTTGCTGGGCCGCAAGAAGAATACGCTCCCGACCTGTTTGCCAAGTACCTGCAGGCCCAAGGCAGGTCTCCAAAGATGGTTGAAGTGCCTGTTCCTGGCCCCATGGGCAAGGCCATGCGTGATGGGGGACTGCTGCCAGGCGGTTCCGCCCGGCTGGGCCACGAAACCTTCGACGCCTGGCTAGCGCGGCAGTAGCCCGAACCAGCCTCCTTATTCAGTATCCACTGGCTGGCGAGCTGGAACTTCCAGCATCCGAATAGCCGTGACAAAACAAGTGGATTCTGGAAGCATCACGTCATGGACGAAAAAGAACCGCATGTTCCCTACAATCCCACGCCTCGGGACTTTCCCGGCTTTGCGATGCCAGCTTCAGTGCCGCAAGGCATGCGTCTGGAGCTGAGCCGTTCAAGGATCAAGGATGGGCAGGATGAGAACTTTGGCGCCTGGATGGACATGCTCAATGCGCGCTACGAGGAATGCGAAGCATCCTTATCGGCACAACGGGCAGCGCTAGAAGCAACATTCAGGCATGTGGAAGCCGATGGTTCAACATGGATCTACCACCTGAGCCTGGTAGGCGAGAGCGGCGGCGGGCTCGATACGCAGCAGGAGATCGATGCGGCGCACGAAGCAGCTAGCCGCCAAGCGAAAATGCCTGACTGGGAAGAGCTTGAACCGAAGTTCCTGCTCATGCCCGATCATCTGAAGGCATCAATGGCGCACTGGGCAGAACATGGACAGGTGCCAGAGTAGAAGATTCCAGTGACAGAACGACGCAGGGCCTGGACAAATCTGTCCAGGCCCTGCGTCGATACAAACGAGTGCTACTTGGCTTCTTCGATCGAAGCGATGACCGCGCCCGAGGACAGGGTCTCGCCCGGGGCAACTTCCAAGCCGCTGACCACGCCATCACGGTGCGCAGTAATCGGCTGCTCCATCTTCATCGCTTCAAGCACGACAATCAGATCGCCCTGGGCCACGGCCTCGCCGTTCTCAACGGCAACCTTCACGATGGTGCCCTGCATCGGCGAACGCAGTTCTGCGCTGTTCGCGCCAGCGGAGCTGGCTGCCTTGCGGCCCGGCTTGCGCTTCTTCTTGCCTGCGGCCTTCTCGGCACCGTTGGAGGATACCGAGCCCAGCGACGAAGGAAGGGTGACTTCCAGGCGTTTGCCGCCCACCTCAACGGTCACGCTGGTGCGCTCGTCCTCGGCTGCGTCCTCGCCGTCCATTGGCATCGGGTGGGGCTCGATGGCGGTATCGAATTCGGTTTCGATCCAGCGGGTGTGGACCTTGAATGGCCCCTGGGCCGGAACGAACGATGGATCGCTCATCACTGCGCGGTGGAATGGCAGTACGGTAGCCATGCCCTCGATCTGGAATTCTTCCAGCGCACGGCGGGCACGAGCCGCAGCCACTTCACGGGTGCTGCCGGTGACGATCAGCTTGGAGATCATCGAGTCGAAGTTCCCTGAAACGCTTTCGCCCTGCTCGATGCCCGAGTCAACGCGAACGCCGGGCCCCGATGGCAGGTTCATCTTGGAGATGGTGCCTGGGGTCGGCATGAAGTTGCGGCCGGCATCTTCGCCGTTGATGCGGAACTCGAAGGAGTGGCCGCGGATCTCCGGGTCGGTGTAGCCCAGTTCTTCGCCGCGGGCGATGCGGAACTGCTCGCGAACCAAGTCCAGGCCGGTGACTTCCTCGGAGACCGGGTGCTCAACC comes from Glutamicibacter arilaitensis Re117 and encodes:
- a CDS encoding DUF6176 family protein, translating into MDEKEPHVPYNPTPRDFPGFAMPASVPQGMRLELSRSRIKDGQDENFGAWMDMLNARYEECEASLSAQRAALEATFRHVEADGSTWIYHLSLVGESGGGLDTQQEIDAAHEAASRQAKMPDWEELEPKFLLMPDHLKASMAHWAEHGQVPE
- a CDS encoding acetyl/propionyl/methylcrotonyl-CoA carboxylase subunit alpha, with the translated sequence MNPLTKVLIANRGEIAVRIIRAARDEGIESVAVYADSDRDALHVRLADEAYALGGTTAAESYLRIEKILDAAERSGADAIHPGYGFLSENAEFAQAVIDAGLTWIGPSPESIDQLGDKVKARHIAEKVGAPLVPGTKDPVASADEVYAFADEHGLPLAIKAAYGGGGRGIKVVRNREEIGEMYDSAVREAVAAFGRGECFIERFLDAPRHVETQCLADIHGNVVVVSTRDCSLQRRNQKLVEEAPAPFLSEEQTTRLYEASKAILREAKYNGAGTCEFLVGQDGVISFLEVNTRLQVEHPVSEEVTGLDLVREQFRIARGEELGYTDPEIRGHSFEFRINGEDAGRNFMPTPGTISKMNLPSGPGVRVDSGIEQGESVSGNFDSMISKLIVTGSTREVAAARARRALEEFQIEGMATVLPFHRAVMSDPSFVPAQGPFKVHTRWIETEFDTAIEPHPMPMDGEDAAEDERTSVTVEVGGKRLEVTLPSSLGSVSSNGAEKAAGKKKRKPGRKAASSAGANSAELRSPMQGTIVKVAVENGEAVAQGDLIVVLEAMKMEQPITAHRDGVVSGLEVAPGETLSSGAVIASIEEAK